The Thermosynechococcus sp. CL-1 genomic interval GAGTTTGCTGCACTTGATCAATGGTCATTAACTCATCCCCCCCCGCAGGATAGGAAGAACGCTGCATTGAGAACGGCCAAACGGTAATGTTGCTATCAAACTTATTTTACTGTAAGGATATGGACATCAAATCGTCAGGTTTTCATGCTAATTCCTTGGGCGTTAGGCGGAAAGGGGCGTTTTTGGTGTGCCAACAGGCCACTGGCAAATGAGAATGCCATTGCCGAGCGATCGCCCCCCGCTAAATCCGCAAGGGCTTGAACACGTGCCTCACCGCTTAAGTATTGCACACGAATTACCGTTGTGGCGGCACTGGGATCAATGTCCTTTTGCACCAAATAGTGATGATCAGCCGCTGCCGCAATCAAGGATTGATGGGTAACGCACAACACCTGATGGGTTTCCCCCAATCGTCTTAAACTCTCGGCGATCGCCCCCGCCACGCGTCCGGAAACCCCAACATCAATTTCATCAAAAATTAGCGTTTTCGGTGTTTGCTGTGTCGTCAAGCAGGTCTCCAACGCCAGTGAAAATCGGCTCATTTCACCGCCAGAGGCAATCTCCCCAAGGGGTTGCAGGGGTTGGCCAGGATTGGCACTCCAGAGAAACCTAATCTCGTCACTACCGTGACTACTGGCTTCTGTGGTTGTGACCTGCACGATAAAACGGGCTTGGGGGAGTCCAAGGGGTTGAAGATGGGTCAGCAGGTCTTGTTCGAGGCGTTCTGCTGCCTTTAGTCGTAATTCGTGAAGTGCCGCACTGGCTTGTTCAAGGGTCTGCCGCAGTTGGGCAACTTCTGCTTCTAGGGACTCTTGGCTAGTAGAGGCATCCCTGAGGGCAGCTAATTCTGCTTGGATGCGATCGCGATAGGCAATGACACTGGCTAAATCAGGGCCATACTTGCGACACAGGCGTTGTAATTGGTGAATGCGCTGACCGAGGGCATCGAGTGTGGCTGGATCCGCATCGAGGCGATCGGCATAACTGCGCAGTTGGCGGGCGGCTTCTTCGGTGTGGGCGATCGCCCCTGCCAACAATTCGCTCATCGGCTGAAGCGCTGGATCCCAGTTGGCAATGGCTTGCACTGCCCCTTGGGCTTGGGCCAGCAACGTCACCACACTCGGTTCCCCTTCGTAGAGGAGGTGATAGGCCTGTTGGCTTTGGCTTTGCAGTTCCTGCACATGGCTGAGGCGTTGGTAGTCCTGTTGCAATTGGGTCAGTTCTTCAGGGTCGTCTAGGGCAGCCGGCAACAGTTCTTGGAGTTGAAAGTGCAGTAAGTCGAGTCGCTGGAGCCGTTGCTGTTCCTGAGCGGCAAAATCCTGCAATTCCCGTTGCCGTTGTTGCCATACTCGGTAGGCGTCTGCCACCCGCTGCCGCTGGCTCATTAAGGCCTCGCCCCCATAGCGATCAAGCCAATCCCGCTGTTGAGAGGCACTGGCCAGTTGTCCTGCCTGTCCTTGAGCTGTCAGGCGCACAAGGTGCCGCCGCAATTCCTGAAGTTGCTGGCGATTCACTAGCACACCATTGACGCGGCTGCGACTGCGAAAGGTCTCCCCCTTGAGACTAAACTCGCGGCTACAGATCAC includes:
- the recN gene encoding DNA repair protein RecN, with product MLQTLRIQNFALVAELEVTFQRGLNVLTGETGAGKSILLDAIDALLGGKLSARQLRSGTEQGCIEATFTLTPPVRDWLATLEIDAEGDEVICSREFSLKGETFRSRSRVNGVLVNRQQLQELRRHLVRLTAQGQAGQLASASQQRDWLDRYGGEALMSQRQRVADAYRVWQQRQRELQDFAAQEQQRLQRLDLLHFQLQELLPAALDDPEELTQLQQDYQRLSHVQELQSQSQQAYHLLYEGEPSVVTLLAQAQGAVQAIANWDPALQPMSELLAGAIAHTEEAARQLRSYADRLDADPATLDALGQRIHQLQRLCRKYGPDLASVIAYRDRIQAELAALRDASTSQESLEAEVAQLRQTLEQASAALHELRLKAAERLEQDLLTHLQPLGLPQARFIVQVTTTEASSHGSDEIRFLWSANPGQPLQPLGEIASGGEMSRFSLALETCLTTQQTPKTLIFDEIDVGVSGRVAGAIAESLRRLGETHQVLCVTHQSLIAAAADHHYLVQKDIDPSAATTVIRVQYLSGEARVQALADLAGGDRSAMAFSFASGLLAHQKRPFPPNAQGISMKT